The following proteins come from a genomic window of Pyxidicoccus sp. MSG2:
- a CDS encoding acyl-CoA synthetase, with translation MFIGDWMGRGALYWPDNVAVVDTAKGEAGRFTYRALNARAEALGAWLRDVAGVKRGDRVGLVAHNGVEYLDALFACGKIGAIFVPYNWRLHAAELTDLVRSIRPRVLLFGDDFRDGVAQVRERIGDSVRLVSLESHGLPGADAYATALAHVPASPVTNDNVAEEDILCLLFTGGTTGRSKGARVSYRMVAWNTLNTLVHEVLPGDVTVTHTPMFHTGGLLVYTVPLLTVGGTVVIMRRWDPEALLDLIPREKVTLFFAVPTQYQQLQESPRFKSTSFSTVRFMTSGGAALPVPLIQAWQAVHPVPFKQGFGMTEFGPGLFSMGPEFAVSKAGSIGRPNYFIAAKLVDDDGREVPVGEVGELVLKGPSMCSGYFEDEAATREAIDADGWLHTGDLARRDSDGFFFIAGRKKDMFISGGENVYPLELESALYEHPAVGQCAVVGVPDAKWGEVGRAFVVLKPGEQASSDALLEHLRGRVARFKVPKRVDVVERLPISAAGKILKRELREAAIAADGEAR, from the coding sequence ATGTTCATCGGAGACTGGATGGGCCGGGGCGCCCTGTACTGGCCCGACAACGTGGCGGTGGTGGACACCGCGAAGGGTGAGGCCGGCCGCTTCACCTACCGCGCCCTCAACGCCCGCGCCGAGGCCCTGGGCGCCTGGCTGCGCGACGTGGCCGGGGTGAAGCGCGGCGACCGCGTGGGGCTCGTGGCCCACAACGGCGTGGAGTACCTGGACGCGCTCTTCGCCTGCGGGAAGATTGGCGCCATCTTCGTCCCCTACAACTGGCGCCTGCACGCCGCCGAGCTGACCGACCTGGTCCGCTCCATCCGCCCGCGCGTGCTCCTCTTCGGTGACGACTTCCGCGACGGCGTCGCCCAGGTGCGCGAGCGCATCGGCGACTCCGTGCGCCTCGTGTCCCTGGAGTCGCATGGGCTGCCCGGGGCGGACGCGTACGCGACGGCGCTGGCGCACGTGCCCGCCTCGCCGGTGACGAACGACAATGTCGCGGAGGAGGACATCCTCTGCCTGCTCTTCACCGGTGGCACCACCGGCCGCTCCAAGGGTGCGCGCGTCAGCTACCGCATGGTGGCGTGGAACACGCTCAACACGCTGGTGCACGAGGTGCTCCCCGGCGACGTCACGGTGACGCACACGCCCATGTTCCACACGGGCGGGCTGCTCGTGTACACGGTGCCGCTGCTGACCGTGGGTGGCACCGTCGTCATCATGCGCCGGTGGGACCCGGAGGCGCTGCTGGACCTCATCCCCCGCGAGAAGGTGACGCTCTTCTTCGCGGTGCCCACGCAGTACCAGCAGCTCCAGGAGTCGCCGCGCTTCAAGTCCACCAGCTTCTCCACCGTGCGCTTCATGACCAGCGGCGGCGCGGCCCTGCCGGTGCCCCTCATCCAGGCGTGGCAGGCGGTGCACCCGGTGCCCTTCAAGCAGGGCTTCGGCATGACGGAGTTCGGCCCCGGCCTGTTCAGCATGGGCCCCGAGTTCGCCGTGTCCAAGGCGGGCTCCATCGGCCGGCCCAACTACTTCATCGCCGCGAAGCTGGTGGACGATGACGGCCGCGAGGTGCCCGTGGGCGAGGTGGGCGAGCTGGTGCTCAAGGGCCCGTCCATGTGCTCGGGCTACTTCGAGGACGAGGCCGCCACGCGCGAGGCCATCGACGCGGACGGCTGGCTCCACACCGGCGACCTGGCGCGCCGCGACTCGGACGGCTTCTTCTTCATCGCGGGCCGCAAGAAGGACATGTTCATCTCCGGTGGGGAGAACGTGTACCCGCTGGAGCTGGAGTCCGCGCTCTACGAGCACCCCGCCGTGGGCCAGTGCGCGGTGGTGGGCGTGCCCGATGCGAAGTGGGGCGAGGTTGGCCGGGCCTTCGTGGTGCTGAAGCCGGGGGAGCAGGCCTCCTCCGACGCGCTGCTGGAGCACCTGCGCGGCCGGGTGGCGCGTTTCAAGGTGCCCAAGCGGGTGGACGTGGTGGAGCGCCTGCCGATTTCCGCGGCGGGGAAGATTCTCAAGCGCGAGCTGCGCGAGGCGGCCATCGCCGCCGACGGCGAAGCCCGCTGA
- a CDS encoding PLP-dependent aminotransferase family protein: MSADAMSAPLPPPPVWRLAQRMARTKTSAVREILKIAERPDILSFAGGLPAPELFPLDAIAEAHAEVFATEGRAALQYSTTEGFGPLREWICGHLQKRGRVATTDQVLITSGSQQGIDLVAKVLLDPGDLVIVESPSYLAALQTFGSYEARFATVGSDDQGMRTDDLERMLATHRPKLVYVVANFQNPKGTTLSLERRRELVRLAQKYRFLILEDDPYGELRFTGDHLPSMAAFDDEGVVVSLGTFSKTLAPGLRLAWVVGPKDFVRSLTIAKQATDLHTATLAQRAVSKLLTRFDYNAHLDALRPVYGQRANAMLDALKLHMPAGTKWTTPEGGMFLWVELPEGLSGDALLPKAIEQKVAFVPGSPFFATNPRPEFMRLNYSNRPPDLITEGMRRLGAVISAAM, translated from the coding sequence ATGAGCGCCGACGCCATGAGCGCACCCCTTCCCCCGCCGCCGGTCTGGAGACTGGCCCAGCGGATGGCCCGGACGAAGACGTCCGCGGTGCGCGAAATCCTGAAGATCGCCGAGCGGCCCGACATCCTCTCCTTCGCGGGAGGCCTGCCGGCCCCGGAGCTCTTCCCCCTGGACGCCATCGCCGAGGCGCACGCCGAGGTGTTCGCCACCGAGGGGCGCGCCGCGCTCCAGTACAGCACCACCGAGGGCTTCGGCCCCCTGCGTGAGTGGATTTGCGGCCACCTCCAGAAGCGCGGCCGCGTGGCCACCACGGACCAGGTGCTCATCACCAGCGGCTCGCAGCAGGGCATCGACCTGGTGGCGAAGGTGCTGTTGGACCCGGGTGACCTCGTCATCGTGGAGAGCCCCAGCTACCTGGCGGCCCTGCAGACGTTCGGCTCCTACGAGGCGCGGTTCGCCACCGTGGGCAGCGACGACCAGGGCATGCGCACCGATGACCTGGAGCGCATGCTGGCCACGCACCGGCCCAAGCTGGTGTACGTGGTCGCCAACTTCCAGAACCCCAAGGGCACCACCCTCTCGCTGGAGCGCCGGCGCGAGCTGGTGCGGCTGGCGCAGAAGTACCGCTTCCTCATCCTCGAGGACGACCCGTACGGCGAGCTGCGATTCACCGGCGACCACCTGCCGTCCATGGCCGCGTTCGACGACGAGGGCGTGGTGGTGTCGCTGGGCACCTTCTCCAAGACGCTCGCCCCGGGCCTGCGCCTCGCCTGGGTGGTGGGCCCGAAGGACTTCGTGCGCAGCCTCACCATCGCCAAGCAGGCCACGGACCTGCACACCGCCACGCTGGCCCAGCGCGCGGTGTCGAAGCTGCTCACCCGCTTCGACTACAACGCCCACCTGGACGCCCTGCGCCCCGTCTACGGCCAGCGCGCCAACGCGATGCTGGACGCGCTCAAGCTCCACATGCCCGCCGGCACGAAGTGGACGACGCCCGAGGGCGGCATGTTCCTGTGGGTGGAATTGCCCGAGGGCCTGAGCGGCGACGCGCTCCTGCCCAAGGCGATTGAGCAGAAGGTGGCCTTCGTGCCCGGCAGTCCCTTCTTCGCCACCAACCCGCGCCCGGAGTTCATGCGCCTCAACTACTCCAACCGCCCGCCCGACCTGATTACCGAGGGCATGCGCCGGCTGGGCGCCGTGATTTCCGCGGCGATGTAG
- a CDS encoding TraB/GumN family protein, protein MKRLSLLPSLLLTALLGVGCASTPPPKPYVPVDTGHAFLWEVKDGHGRGGTAYLVGSIHMGKTGELALPPSMEAAFAKSDALVVEVDVNKVDPAAMQKLALELGRLPDGQRLSQRLDPITMTLLGRAAQRMGLPVSNLEPLRPWLVGMVLSVTELQQAGYKQGEGIDRAFLARAHDAGKSIVELETAEGQLRMLAGTPDELQDLMLRDQLRRTTAPGTVLDQLVAAWKAGDADGMASLVLDGANEPTYLPVYERIFFERNVQMASGVDALLAQPSTHFVVVGAGHVVGPKGLVALLRQQGHTVRQLDRNAAAE, encoded by the coding sequence ATGAAGCGCCTGTCCCTGCTGCCCTCCCTGCTCCTCACCGCGCTGCTCGGTGTGGGCTGCGCCTCCACGCCCCCGCCGAAGCCGTACGTCCCCGTCGACACCGGGCACGCCTTCCTCTGGGAGGTGAAGGACGGCCACGGGCGCGGCGGCACCGCCTACCTCGTCGGCTCCATCCACATGGGCAAGACGGGCGAGCTCGCCCTCCCCCCGTCCATGGAGGCCGCCTTCGCGAAGTCCGACGCCCTCGTCGTCGAGGTCGACGTGAACAAGGTCGACCCCGCCGCCATGCAGAAGCTCGCGCTGGAGCTCGGCCGGCTCCCCGACGGCCAGCGCCTGTCCCAGCGGCTGGACCCCATCACCATGACGCTGCTCGGCCGCGCCGCCCAGCGCATGGGCCTGCCCGTCTCCAACCTGGAGCCCCTGCGCCCCTGGCTCGTCGGCATGGTCCTCAGCGTCACCGAGCTGCAGCAGGCCGGCTACAAACAGGGCGAGGGCATCGACCGCGCCTTCCTCGCTCGCGCCCATGACGCCGGAAAGAGCATCGTTGAACTGGAGACCGCCGAAGGCCAGCTGCGCATGCTCGCCGGCACCCCGGACGAGCTCCAGGACCTCATGCTCAGAGACCAGCTCCGCCGCACCACCGCGCCCGGCACCGTCCTGGACCAGCTCGTCGCCGCGTGGAAGGCCGGGGACGCGGACGGCATGGCCTCGCTGGTGCTGGATGGCGCCAACGAGCCCACCTACCTCCCCGTCTACGAGCGCATCTTCTTCGAGCGCAACGTGCAGATGGCCTCTGGCGTGGACGCCCTCCTCGCCCAGCCCAGCACCCACTTCGTCGTCGTGGGCGCAGGCCACGTCGTAGGGCCCAAGGGGCTCGTCGCCCTCCTCCGGCAGCAGGGCCACACCGTCCGCCAGCTGGACCGCAACGCCGCCGCCGAGTAG
- a CDS encoding 3-oxoacyl-ACP synthase III family protein yields the protein MRYAQILATGRYVPEKVLTNADIENILGEKVDEWLQQNVGIKQRHVMADDQATSDLCVAAARQALERSGTKPEELDLIVIATDTPDYLSPATASVVQAKLGAPNAGTYDLNCACAGWVTALDVASKTIAADDSYRRILVVGAYGMTRYVNWKDKKTCTLFADGAGAVVLGAGEKPGFMGAKLLANGEYHDALGIYTGGTHRPATPETLLLTNGKPSVQFVRKFPATFNTERWPMLLDQLLKRQNQTLDDVKLFVFTQLNLRTIEATMKALDQPMEKAHYTMDKWGYTGSACIPMTLDDAVVQGKVRRGDLVAFCASGGGLAMASALYRWTA from the coding sequence ATGCGATACGCCCAGATTCTGGCCACCGGCCGCTACGTCCCCGAGAAGGTCCTCACCAACGCCGACATCGAGAACATCCTCGGCGAGAAGGTGGACGAGTGGCTCCAGCAGAACGTGGGTATCAAGCAGCGCCACGTCATGGCGGACGACCAGGCCACCAGTGACCTCTGCGTCGCCGCCGCCCGCCAGGCGCTGGAGCGCTCCGGCACGAAGCCGGAGGAGCTGGACCTCATCGTCATCGCCACCGACACGCCGGACTACCTCAGCCCCGCCACCGCCTCCGTGGTGCAGGCCAAGCTGGGTGCTCCCAATGCCGGCACGTATGACCTCAACTGCGCCTGCGCGGGCTGGGTGACGGCGCTGGACGTGGCTTCGAAGACGATTGCCGCGGATGACAGCTACCGCCGCATCCTCGTCGTCGGCGCGTACGGCATGACGCGCTATGTGAATTGGAAGGACAAGAAGACCTGCACCCTGTTCGCGGACGGTGCGGGCGCGGTGGTGCTGGGCGCGGGCGAGAAGCCCGGCTTCATGGGCGCGAAGCTCCTGGCCAACGGCGAGTACCACGACGCGCTCGGCATCTACACCGGCGGCACCCACCGCCCGGCCACCCCCGAGACGCTGCTGCTCACCAACGGCAAGCCCTCGGTGCAGTTCGTCCGCAAGTTCCCGGCGACGTTCAACACCGAGCGCTGGCCCATGCTGCTGGACCAGCTCCTCAAGCGGCAGAACCAGACGCTGGACGACGTGAAGCTCTTCGTCTTCACCCAGCTCAACCTGCGCACGATTGAGGCCACCATGAAGGCGCTCGACCAGCCCATGGAGAAGGCCCACTACACCATGGACAAGTGGGGCTACACGGGCTCGGCCTGCATCCCCATGACGCTCGACGACGCGGTGGTGCAGGGCAAGGTGCGGCGTGGGGACCTGGTGGCCTTCTGTGCCAGCGGCGGCGGCCTCGCCATGGCCTCCGCCCTCTATCGTTGGACGGCCTGA
- a CDS encoding Lrp/AsnC family transcriptional regulator produces the protein MPLDELDIRIVDLLQRDGRATQLELSRSVGLSQPAVAERIRKLEERGVITGYTARVDASKLGKDITAFIGVSIEHPKYFEGFAKKVLSLPDILECHRVAGQDSYILKVKTANTKTLDSLLVETLRTIAGVTRTQTTIVLSSIKEDTHVRVPPELLKGE, from the coding sequence ATGCCCCTGGACGAGCTCGACATCCGCATCGTCGACCTGCTGCAGCGCGACGGCCGCGCCACCCAGCTGGAGCTGTCGCGCTCGGTGGGGCTGTCGCAGCCGGCGGTGGCCGAGCGCATCCGGAAGCTGGAGGAGCGCGGCGTCATCACCGGCTACACGGCGCGGGTGGACGCGTCGAAGCTCGGCAAGGACATCACCGCATTCATCGGCGTGAGCATCGAGCACCCCAAGTACTTCGAGGGGTTCGCGAAGAAGGTGCTCTCGCTGCCCGACATCCTGGAATGCCACCGCGTGGCCGGCCAGGACTCGTACATCCTCAAGGTCAAGACGGCCAACACGAAGACGCTCGACTCGCTCCTCGTGGAGACGCTGCGCACCATCGCCGGTGTCACCCGTACGCAGACCACCATCGTCCTGTCTTCCATCAAGGAGGACACGCACGTGCGTGTCCCCCCCGAGCTTCTGAAAGGAGAGTGA
- a CDS encoding SDR family oxidoreductase → MQLKDLKIIVTGGAQGMGAHFAQRLQEAGAQVAVGDVNEERLAALPAGIHRRKLDVSSEDDIVSFVTWAHGAMGGLNGLINNAGILRDALLVKKDRTTGQVKKLSTADWNAVIGVNLTGATLMVREVVTKMAETDTKGGVVVNMSSIARHGNRGQSNYVSAKAALAANTVTWSREFAPFGIRVGSVAPGMIETPMTQGMNQKARDALVSNIPVGRIGVPEDIWVAVKFIIECDYFNGRTIDVDGGLNF, encoded by the coding sequence ATGCAGCTCAAGGACCTCAAAATCATCGTCACCGGCGGCGCCCAGGGCATGGGCGCGCACTTCGCGCAGCGCCTCCAGGAGGCCGGCGCCCAGGTGGCGGTGGGTGACGTCAACGAGGAGCGGCTCGCCGCGCTGCCAGCGGGCATCCACCGCCGCAAGCTGGACGTGTCCTCCGAGGACGACATCGTCTCCTTCGTCACCTGGGCGCACGGGGCCATGGGCGGCCTCAACGGCCTCATCAACAACGCGGGCATCCTCCGCGACGCGCTGCTGGTGAAGAAGGACCGGACCACGGGCCAGGTGAAGAAGCTGTCCACCGCGGACTGGAATGCCGTCATCGGCGTCAACCTCACCGGCGCCACCCTGATGGTGCGCGAGGTCGTGACGAAGATGGCGGAGACGGACACCAAGGGCGGCGTCGTCGTCAACATGTCGTCCATCGCCCGGCACGGCAACCGCGGCCAGTCCAACTACGTGTCCGCGAAGGCCGCGCTGGCCGCCAACACCGTCACCTGGTCGCGCGAGTTCGCGCCCTTCGGCATCCGCGTGGGCTCCGTGGCCCCGGGCATGATTGAGACGCCGATGACGCAGGGCATGAACCAGAAGGCCCGTGACGCCCTGGTGTCCAACATCCCCGTGGGCCGCATCGGCGTGCCCGAGGACATCTGGGTGGCCGTGAAGTTCATCATCGAGTGCGACTACTTCAACGGCCGCACCATCGACGTGGACGGCGGCCTCAACTTCTAG
- a CDS encoding protein kinase domain-containing protein: MVPNFRHLPDERILELHDVALNCDLAGQGTQLALLEGIDPGCVASIPVGVSPAATLMATLFRFNGIERLADGSVPLMQWLQRAWQLSRALQVAEHFQRCLQELSSGPARVARGDTPPRDARLSEELRLLHEQRAAALGRGEDTGALLEAIRRLKRRAATGVELQPGDLLGDGRYQLLELLGSGGYGAVWEAWDHGRERYVAIKVLHGHLVREPTRVDRFFRGAEKMSQLSHPNIVKVLLKKGEEQRDDGARHLYYVMELLKGGDFKQRAPSGEQAVLGIALAVCDALAFAHQHKLLHRDVSPDNILLDEAGVAHLSDFDLVRAEDTTAATHEGRMMGKYGFAAPEVLDGRAEPDARADVYSLGMTLLFTLNGGHLPPSGVAREPVIHGLKCSALLREVLLGATWDAVEKRHADMGAFRKALERVRDSRGPARLAGWARMGARRHGRAFGRYSVAVTLTAVVLMLLPLAAPVREGLLRLASDAPPKTGEGPSEPDGATSAWDSLPPGMKDAPQVAARLLIGDRMFATAFFVTARGHLVTASNVFDEGRSRERAQIELLDGMRYDVQRIDVDEKLGLALLKADLRPDRFASWASVMEGRPILVEGLQLRQLPRYPGRVESRLTRFVGRVLPSVEAPDGRFLIEVERNDGTLGGGPVLDEAGSVMGLVHSGFAPTDKSRSRKLCIPASTIRDYVDRVLNGSGKTDSGP; the protein is encoded by the coding sequence CTGGTACCCAACTTCCGCCACCTGCCCGACGAGCGAATCCTCGAGCTGCACGACGTCGCGCTCAACTGCGACCTGGCGGGGCAGGGCACCCAGCTGGCGCTCCTGGAAGGAATCGACCCCGGGTGTGTCGCCTCGATTCCGGTGGGCGTGTCTCCGGCGGCCACGCTGATGGCGACGCTCTTCCGCTTCAACGGCATCGAGCGACTCGCGGATGGGTCGGTTCCCCTGATGCAGTGGCTGCAGCGCGCCTGGCAGCTCAGTCGCGCGCTGCAGGTGGCCGAGCACTTCCAGCGCTGCCTCCAGGAGCTCTCCAGCGGGCCCGCGCGCGTCGCCCGGGGAGACACGCCTCCCCGGGATGCCCGGCTGAGCGAGGAGCTTCGTCTCCTCCACGAACAGCGAGCGGCGGCGCTGGGGCGAGGCGAGGACACGGGCGCCCTGCTCGAAGCCATCCGCCGCCTCAAGCGCCGCGCGGCGACGGGCGTGGAGCTCCAGCCGGGAGACCTCCTGGGGGATGGGCGCTACCAGCTCCTGGAGCTGCTCGGCTCGGGCGGATATGGCGCCGTCTGGGAGGCCTGGGACCATGGCCGCGAGCGCTACGTGGCCATCAAGGTCCTGCACGGGCATCTCGTGAGGGAGCCGACCCGCGTGGACCGCTTCTTCCGCGGCGCGGAGAAGATGTCCCAGCTCTCGCACCCGAACATCGTGAAGGTGCTGCTCAAGAAGGGAGAGGAGCAGCGGGACGACGGAGCCCGCCACCTCTACTACGTGATGGAGCTGCTGAAGGGCGGCGACTTCAAGCAGCGCGCCCCTTCCGGGGAGCAGGCGGTGCTGGGCATCGCGCTGGCGGTCTGCGACGCGCTCGCCTTCGCGCACCAGCACAAGCTGCTCCACCGCGACGTGTCGCCCGACAACATCCTCCTGGACGAGGCGGGCGTGGCGCACCTGTCGGACTTCGACCTGGTGCGCGCCGAGGACACCACGGCGGCGACGCACGAGGGCCGGATGATGGGCAAGTACGGCTTCGCCGCGCCCGAGGTGCTGGACGGCAGGGCCGAGCCGGATGCGCGCGCCGACGTGTACTCGCTGGGGATGACCCTCCTCTTCACGCTCAACGGGGGCCACCTCCCGCCGTCCGGCGTCGCCCGAGAGCCGGTCATCCACGGGCTGAAGTGCTCGGCCCTGCTGAGGGAGGTCCTCCTGGGCGCCACGTGGGATGCCGTGGAGAAGCGGCACGCGGACATGGGCGCGTTCAGGAAGGCGCTGGAGCGCGTGCGCGACTCCAGGGGGCCCGCGCGGCTCGCCGGCTGGGCGAGGATGGGGGCTCGGAGGCATGGGCGCGCATTCGGCCGGTATTCCGTCGCCGTCACGCTCACAGCCGTCGTCCTCATGCTGCTGCCCCTGGCCGCTCCCGTGCGGGAAGGCCTCCTCCGGCTCGCGAGTGACGCCCCGCCGAAAACAGGAGAAGGCCCGAGCGAACCGGACGGCGCCACCTCCGCCTGGGACAGCCTCCCGCCCGGCATGAAGGACGCACCCCAGGTGGCCGCCAGGCTGCTCATCGGAGACCGGATGTTCGCCACCGCCTTCTTCGTCACGGCCCGGGGCCACCTCGTGACGGCGAGCAACGTCTTCGACGAGGGCCGCTCCAGGGAGCGCGCGCAGATCGAGCTCCTGGACGGGATGCGGTACGACGTCCAGCGCATCGACGTGGACGAGAAGCTCGGGCTGGCGCTCCTGAAGGCCGACCTGCGCCCCGACCGCTTCGCCTCCTGGGCCTCCGTCATGGAGGGAAGGCCCATCCTCGTGGAGGGACTCCAGCTGCGTCAGCTGCCCAGATACCCGGGCAGGGTGGAGTCGCGGTTGACGCGCTTCGTGGGGCGGGTCCTCCCCTCCGTGGAGGCCCCGGATGGCAGGTTCCTCATCGAGGTCGAGCGCAATGACGGGACGCTGGGGGGAGGGCCCGTCCTCGACGAAGCAGGCTCCGTCATGGGGCTCGTCCACAGCGGCTTCGCGCCCACGGACAAGAGTCGGAGCAGGAAGCTGTGCATTCCCGCCTCCACCATCCGTGACTACGTGGACCGGGTCCTCAATGGGTCCGGTAAGACCGACTCTGGTCCCTGA
- a CDS encoding TetR/AcrR family transcriptional regulator: MNRPSTSPDRTGPVTPRGQRTRAKLLKAAESVFGEKGYERASIADITRKGGVALGTFYVYFPDKQSIFVEVVDELGTRLRRLIAESTAACTGRVDVEREGLRTFFQFVRQHPNLYRVVRQAEFVDAACYRRYYDRFAKGYVTGLTRAMEDGEVRRMDPEALAYCLMGIGDFLGMRWVLWEEDPGLERVLDTAMSLIQHGIDTRAPVARNTVKAASAASKKPKKNTLRPTRRPARGARS; the protein is encoded by the coding sequence ATGAATCGCCCTTCAACTTCTCCAGACCGCACCGGACCCGTGACGCCCAGAGGGCAACGGACGCGTGCGAAGCTGCTGAAGGCCGCCGAGTCGGTCTTCGGGGAGAAGGGTTATGAGCGTGCCTCCATCGCCGACATCACCCGCAAGGGCGGCGTGGCGCTGGGCACCTTCTACGTCTACTTCCCGGACAAGCAGTCCATCTTCGTCGAAGTGGTGGACGAGCTGGGCACGCGCCTGCGCCGCCTCATCGCCGAGTCCACCGCCGCCTGCACCGGCCGCGTCGACGTGGAGCGCGAGGGCCTGCGCACCTTCTTCCAGTTCGTCCGCCAGCACCCCAACCTCTACCGCGTGGTGCGCCAGGCCGAGTTCGTCGACGCCGCCTGCTACCGCCGCTACTACGACCGCTTCGCCAAGGGCTACGTCACCGGCCTCACCCGCGCCATGGAGGACGGCGAGGTGCGCCGCATGGACCCGGAGGCGCTCGCCTACTGCCTGATGGGCATCGGCGACTTCCTCGGCATGCGCTGGGTGCTCTGGGAGGAGGACCCGGGCCTGGAGCGTGTGCTCGACACCGCCATGAGCCTCATCCAGCACGGCATCGACACCCGTGCTCCCGTCGCGCGCAACACCGTGAAGGCGGCCTCCGCCGCCTCGAAGAAACCGAAGAAGAACACCCTGCGCCCCACGCGCCGTCCCGCGCGCGGCGCCCGGAGCTGA